A genomic window from Pseudomonas alcaligenes includes:
- the clpA gene encoding ATP-dependent Clp protease ATP-binding subunit ClpA: MLNRELEVTLNLAFKEARAKRHEFMTVEHLLLALLDNEAAATVLRACGANLDKLRHDLQEFIDSTTPLIPQHDEERETQPTLGFQRVLQRAVFHVQSSGKREVTGANVLVAIFSEQESQAVFLLKQQSVARIDVVNYIAHGISKVPGHTDHHESEQEMQDDEGGESSTSGNPLDAYASNLNELSRLGRIDPLVGREHEVERVAQILARRRKNNPLLVGEAGVGKTAIAEGLAKRIVDGQVPDLLSESVVYSLDLGALLAGTKYRGDFEKRFKALLNELRKRPHAILFIDEIHTIIGAGAASGGVMDASNLLKPLLSSGEIRCIGSTTFQEFRGIFEKDRALARRFQKVDVTEPSVEDTVGILKGLKARFEQHHHIEYSDEALRAAAELAARYINDRHMPDKAIDVIDEAGAYQRLQPEEKRAKRIEVAQVEDIVAKIARIPPKHVSSSDKELLRNLERDLKLTVFGQDAAIDSLSTAIKLSRAGLKAPDKPVGSFLFAGPTGVGKTEAARQLAKAMGIELVRFDMSEYMERHTVSRLIGAPPGYVGFDQGGLLTEAITKQPHCVLLLDEIEKAHPEVFNLLLQVMDHGTLTDNNGRKADFRNVILIMTTNAGAETAARASIGFTQQDHSSDAMEVIKKSFTPEFRNRLDTIIQFGRLSHETIKSIVDKFLTELQAQLEDKRVQLDVTDAARGWLAEHGYDAAMGARPMARLIQDKIKRPLAEEILFGELAEHGGVVHIDLVDGELHFEFETTAEPA; the protein is encoded by the coding sequence ATGTTGAATCGAGAGCTGGAAGTCACCCTCAATCTGGCCTTCAAGGAGGCACGTGCCAAGCGCCATGAGTTCATGACGGTCGAGCACCTGCTGCTTGCCTTGCTGGACAATGAGGCTGCAGCGACCGTACTGCGCGCCTGCGGCGCCAATCTGGACAAGCTCCGGCATGACCTGCAGGAGTTCATCGACTCCACCACGCCGCTGATCCCTCAGCACGACGAAGAGCGCGAGACCCAGCCGACCCTGGGTTTCCAGCGCGTGTTGCAGCGCGCCGTGTTCCATGTGCAGAGCTCCGGCAAGCGCGAAGTGACCGGTGCCAACGTGCTGGTCGCCATCTTCAGCGAGCAGGAGAGCCAGGCCGTGTTCCTGCTCAAGCAGCAGAGCGTGGCCCGCATCGACGTGGTCAACTACATCGCCCATGGCATCTCCAAGGTGCCGGGCCATACCGATCACCACGAGAGTGAGCAGGAGATGCAGGACGACGAGGGCGGCGAGTCCTCGACCTCCGGCAATCCGCTGGATGCCTACGCCAGCAACCTCAACGAGCTGTCGCGCCTGGGGCGCATCGATCCGCTGGTCGGCCGCGAGCACGAGGTCGAGCGCGTGGCGCAGATCCTCGCGCGGCGGCGCAAGAACAACCCGCTGCTGGTGGGCGAGGCCGGCGTCGGCAAGACCGCCATTGCCGAGGGGCTGGCCAAGCGCATCGTCGACGGCCAGGTGCCCGATCTGTTGTCCGAGAGCGTGGTCTATTCCCTCGACCTCGGCGCGCTGCTGGCCGGCACCAAGTACCGCGGCGACTTCGAGAAGCGCTTCAAGGCGCTGCTCAACGAGCTGCGCAAGCGCCCGCACGCCATCCTGTTCATCGACGAGATCCACACCATCATCGGCGCCGGTGCGGCCTCGGGCGGGGTGATGGACGCCTCCAACCTGCTCAAGCCGCTGCTGTCGTCCGGCGAGATCCGCTGCATCGGCTCCACCACCTTTCAGGAGTTCCGCGGCATCTTCGAGAAGGACCGGGCCCTGGCGCGGCGCTTCCAGAAGGTCGACGTCACCGAGCCGTCCGTCGAGGACACCGTGGGCATCCTCAAGGGGCTCAAGGCGCGCTTCGAGCAGCACCACCACATCGAATACAGCGACGAGGCCCTGCGTGCGGCGGCCGAGCTGGCGGCACGCTACATCAACGACCGCCACATGCCGGACAAGGCCATCGACGTGATCGACGAGGCCGGCGCCTACCAGCGCCTGCAGCCGGAGGAGAAGCGCGCCAAGCGCATCGAGGTGGCCCAGGTCGAGGACATCGTCGCGAAGATCGCGCGGATTCCGCCGAAGCACGTCAGCAGCTCGGACAAGGAGCTGCTGCGCAACCTGGAGCGCGACCTCAAACTTACCGTGTTCGGTCAGGACGCGGCGATCGACTCGCTGTCCACCGCCATCAAGCTGTCGCGTGCCGGTCTCAAGGCGCCGGACAAGCCGGTCGGTTCCTTCCTCTTCGCCGGCCCGACCGGTGTCGGCAAGACCGAGGCAGCCCGCCAGCTGGCCAAGGCCATGGGTATCGAGCTGGTGCGCTTCGACATGTCCGAGTACATGGAGCGCCACACCGTGTCGCGCCTGATCGGGGCGCCACCCGGCTATGTCGGTTTCGACCAGGGCGGCCTGCTGACCGAGGCCATCACCAAGCAGCCGCACTGCGTCCTGCTGCTGGACGAGATCGAGAAGGCCCACCCGGAAGTGTTCAACCTGCTGCTGCAGGTGATGGACCACGGCACCCTGACCGACAACAACGGGCGCAAGGCCGACTTCCGCAACGTGATCCTGATCATGACCACCAACGCCGGGGCGGAGACCGCGGCTCGCGCGTCGATCGGCTTCACCCAGCAGGACCACTCGTCCGACGCCATGGAAGTGATCAAGAAGAGCTTCACGCCGGAGTTCCGCAACCGCCTGGATACCATCATCCAGTTCGGTCGCCTGAGCCACGAGACCATCAAGAGCATCGTCGACAAGTTCCTCACCGAGCTGCAGGCGCAGCTGGAGGACAAGCGGGTGCAGCTGGATGTCACGGATGCGGCGCGCGGCTGGCTGGCCGAGCATGGTTACGATGCGGCGATGGGCGCGCGGCCGATGGCACGGCTGATCCAGGACAAGATCAAGCGGCCGCTGGCCGAGGAGATCCTGTTTGGCGAGCTGGCCGAGCATGGCGGGGTGGTGCACATCGACCTGGTCGATGGCGAGCTGCACTTCGAGTTCGAAACCACGGCAGAGCCGGCCTGA
- the cspD gene encoding cold shock domain-containing protein CspD yields the protein MLSGKVKWFNNAKGYGFIVADGRDEDLFAHYSAIQMDGYKTLKAGQAVKFDILQGPKGLHAVNISPILATSDTPATASAPQSTPVEA from the coding sequence ATGCTCAGCGGTAAGGTCAAGTGGTTCAACAACGCCAAGGGCTACGGATTCATCGTGGCCGATGGCCGAGATGAGGACCTGTTCGCCCATTACTCGGCTATCCAGATGGACGGCTACAAGACTCTCAAGGCCGGCCAAGCGGTCAAGTTCGATATTCTGCAAGGCCCCAAGGGCCTGCACGCGGTGAATATCAGCCCGATTCTGGCAACCAGTGACACCCCGGCGACCGCCAGCGCGCCGCAAAGCACTCCGGTAGAAGCCTGA
- a CDS encoding arginyltransferase, translating to MTELARLKFYATQPHPCSYLPEEQATTLFLDPSQPMDVQVYAELSEMGFRRSGDHLYRPHCQRCTACVPARIPADQFIPTRQQKRILKRNADILVRAVRPAFNEEYYALYVRYIEQRHADGDMYPPSRDQFSTFLVRDLPFARFYEFRLAGRLVAVAVTDVLPNGLSAVYTFYDPAEERRSLGRFAILWQIGETARLGLQAVYLGYWIKNCRKMSYKTQYRPIELFVNQRWVVLT from the coding sequence ATGACCGAGCTGGCTCGCCTCAAGTTCTATGCCACTCAGCCACATCCATGCAGCTATCTGCCCGAGGAACAGGCCACCACCCTGTTCCTCGATCCCAGCCAGCCCATGGATGTGCAGGTCTATGCCGAACTGTCGGAAATGGGCTTTCGCCGCAGCGGCGACCACCTCTACCGCCCACACTGCCAGCGCTGCACCGCCTGCGTGCCGGCACGCATCCCCGCCGACCAGTTCATTCCCACCCGCCAGCAGAAGCGCATTCTCAAGCGCAACGCCGACATCCTGGTCAGGGCCGTGCGTCCGGCGTTCAACGAGGAGTACTACGCCCTCTACGTGCGCTACATCGAACAGCGCCATGCCGACGGCGACATGTACCCACCGAGCCGCGACCAGTTCAGCACCTTCCTGGTCCGCGACCTGCCCTTCGCCCGCTTCTACGAGTTCCGCCTGGCCGGCCGTCTGGTTGCCGTGGCCGTTACCGACGTGCTGCCCAACGGCCTGTCGGCGGTCTACACCTTCTACGACCCGGCCGAGGAGCGTCGCAGCCTGGGGCGCTTCGCCATACTCTGGCAGATCGGCGAGACCGCGCGCCTGGGCCTGCAGGCCGTCTATCTCGGCTACTGGATCAAGAACTGCCGGAAGATGAGCTACAAGACCCAGTACCGCCCCATCGAGCTGTTCGTCAATCAGCGCTGGGTCGTCCTGACCTGA
- a CDS encoding DMT family transporter: MSIPSRSVKPVQGALLLALSALLFSLMGVGIREVSSGVNNESVVFFRNLVGVLFFLPLLLLKGAAPLKTGRIRSHLWRTGYGLAAMYCFFYAIAHLPLADAMLFTYSAPVFTPVLAWWLLKEPLTKRMLITTGIGLVGVLLVAKPSQALLDSQALVGLAASILAAFAFVSIREMSDSEPAFRIVFYFSLFSALISAVPLTWAWQPLDSHQLGLLLVIGLLATVSQIVMSKAYGLAPPGLIGPFAYLAIVFAGVIAWLRWGEMPDLSSLIGAALIFASSLLSIARRPAAR; this comes from the coding sequence GTGAGCATCCCCAGCCGCAGCGTGAAGCCGGTACAGGGTGCCCTGCTGCTGGCGCTCTCCGCCCTGCTGTTCTCGCTGATGGGCGTGGGCATCCGCGAAGTCTCCAGCGGGGTCAACAACGAGTCGGTGGTGTTCTTCCGCAACCTGGTCGGCGTGCTGTTCTTCCTGCCGCTGCTGCTGCTCAAGGGCGCCGCGCCACTGAAGACCGGCCGCATCAGGTCGCACCTGTGGCGCACCGGCTACGGGCTGGCGGCGATGTACTGCTTCTTCTATGCCATCGCCCACCTGCCGCTGGCCGACGCCATGCTCTTCACCTACTCGGCGCCGGTGTTCACCCCGGTGCTGGCCTGGTGGCTGCTCAAGGAGCCGCTGACCAAGCGCATGCTCATCACCACCGGCATCGGCCTGGTCGGCGTGCTGCTGGTGGCCAAGCCCAGCCAGGCATTGCTCGACAGCCAGGCGCTGGTCGGCCTGGCGGCCAGCATCCTGGCTGCCTTCGCCTTCGTCTCCATCCGCGAGATGAGCGACAGCGAGCCGGCCTTCCGCATCGTCTTCTACTTCTCGCTGTTCAGCGCGCTGATCTCCGCGGTGCCGCTGACCTGGGCCTGGCAGCCGCTGGATTCGCACCAGCTCGGCCTGCTGCTGGTGATCGGCCTGCTCGCCACGGTCAGCCAGATCGTCATGTCCAAGGCCTACGGCCTAGCCCCGCCCGGACTGATCGGCCCCTTCGCCTACCTCGCCATTGTCTTCGCCGGCGTCATCGCCTGGCTGCGCTGGGGCGAGATGCCGGACCTCAGCTCGCTGATCGGCGCCGCGCTGATCTTCGCCTCCAGCCTGCTGTCCATCGCCCGCCGCCCGGCCGCCCGCTAA
- the purB gene encoding adenylosuccinate lyase codes for MQLSSLTAVSPVDGRYAGKTSALRPIFSEYGLIRFRVMVEVRWLQRLAAHEGVAEVAPFSAEANTLLDELAENFAIEHAERVKEIERTTNHDVKAVEYLLKEQAAKLPELAKVSEFIHFACTSEDINNLSHALMLREGRDNVLLPLMKQIAGAIRELAVKFAGVPMLSRTHGQPASPTTLGKELANVVYRLERQIAQVAAVPLLGKINGAVGNYNAHLSAYPQIDWEANAKQFIEGDLGLQWNPYTTQIEPHDYIAELFDAIARFNTILIDFDRDVWGYISLGYFKQKTVAGEIGSSTMPHKVNPIDFENSEGNLGIANAIFQHLASKLPISRWQRDLTDSTVLRNLGVGFAHSVIAYEASLKGIGKLELNEARIAEDLDACWEVLAEPIQTVMRRYAIENPYEKLKELTRGKGISPEALLTFIDGLDMPAAAKEELKELTPARYIGNAVAQAKRI; via the coding sequence ATGCAGCTCTCCTCGCTCACCGCGGTTTCCCCCGTCGATGGCCGCTACGCCGGCAAAACCAGCGCCCTGCGCCCGATCTTCAGCGAATACGGCCTGATCCGCTTCCGCGTCATGGTCGAAGTCCGCTGGCTGCAGCGCCTGGCCGCCCATGAAGGCGTCGCCGAAGTGGCCCCCTTCTCCGCCGAAGCCAACACCCTGCTCGACGAGCTGGCCGAGAACTTCGCCATCGAACACGCCGAGCGCGTGAAAGAGATCGAGCGCACCACCAACCACGACGTCAAGGCCGTGGAGTACCTGCTCAAGGAGCAGGCCGCCAAGCTGCCGGAACTGGCCAAGGTCAGCGAATTCATCCACTTCGCCTGCACCAGCGAGGACATCAACAACCTGTCCCACGCCCTGATGCTGCGTGAGGGCCGCGACAACGTGCTGCTGCCGCTGATGAAGCAGATCGCCGGCGCCATCCGCGAGCTGGCCGTCAAGTTCGCCGGCGTGCCGATGCTGTCGCGCACCCACGGCCAGCCGGCCTCGCCGACCACCCTGGGCAAGGAACTGGCCAACGTCGTCTACCGCCTGGAGCGGCAGATCGCCCAGGTGGCCGCCGTGCCGCTGCTGGGCAAGATCAACGGTGCCGTGGGCAACTACAACGCCCACCTGTCCGCCTACCCGCAGATCGACTGGGAGGCCAACGCCAAGCAGTTCATCGAAGGCGACCTGGGCCTGCAGTGGAACCCCTACACCACGCAGATCGAGCCGCACGACTACATCGCCGAGCTGTTCGACGCCATCGCCCGCTTCAACACCATCCTCATCGACTTCGACCGCGACGTGTGGGGCTACATCTCCCTCGGCTACTTCAAGCAGAAGACCGTGGCCGGTGAGATCGGCTCCTCGACCATGCCGCACAAGGTCAACCCGATCGACTTCGAGAACTCCGAAGGCAACCTGGGCATCGCCAACGCGATCTTCCAGCACCTGGCCAGCAAGCTGCCAATCTCGCGCTGGCAGCGCGACCTGACCGACTCCACCGTGCTGCGCAACCTCGGCGTCGGCTTCGCCCACAGCGTCATCGCCTACGAAGCCAGCCTCAAGGGCATCGGCAAGCTGGAGCTGAACGAGGCACGCATCGCCGAAGACCTGGACGCCTGCTGGGAAGTCCTGGCCGAGCCGATCCAGACCGTGATGCGCCGCTACGCCATCGAGAATCCCTACGAGAAGCTCAAGGAGCTGACCCGCGGCAAGGGCATCAGCCCCGAGGCGCTGCTCACCTTCATCGATGGCCTGGACATGCCGGCAGCCGCCAAGGAGGAACTCAAAGAGCTCACCCCGGCGCGCTACATCGGCAACGCCGTCGCCCAGGCCAAGCGCATCTGA
- a CDS encoding NUDIX hydrolase — protein MRFTPHVTVATVVEDQGRFLLVEELAGGQAVLNQPAGHLEADESLIAAALRETLEETGWEVELTAVTGIYLYTAPSNGVTYQRVCFAARPLRHLPEAPLDEGILGPRWLTREELAAQPERWRSELVLRCIDDYLAGERHPLSLIRDPGDRGPA, from the coding sequence ATGCGTTTCACCCCACACGTCACCGTTGCCACCGTGGTCGAGGACCAGGGCCGCTTCCTTCTGGTCGAGGAGCTGGCCGGCGGCCAGGCGGTATTAAACCAGCCTGCCGGCCACCTGGAAGCCGACGAAAGTCTCATCGCCGCAGCCCTGCGCGAGACGCTAGAGGAAACCGGCTGGGAAGTTGAGCTGACCGCAGTCACCGGCATCTACCTGTACACCGCGCCGAGCAACGGCGTGACCTACCAGCGTGTGTGCTTCGCCGCCAGGCCGCTGCGCCACCTGCCGGAGGCGCCACTGGACGAAGGCATCCTCGGCCCGCGCTGGCTGACCCGCGAGGAACTGGCCGCCCAGCCAGAGCGCTGGCGCAGCGAACTGGTGCTGCGCTGCATCGACGACTACCTGGCAGGCGAGCGCCACCCGCTCAGCCTGATCCGCGACCCGGGCGATCGCGGCCCGGCCTGA
- the hflD gene encoding high frequency lysogenization protein HflD yields the protein MSPTQEQLLALSAVFQAASLVDKLARTGQISDAQVGCLLGSLLVRDPKSTLEVYGGDDLNLREGYKALVGALERNPASLQREPLRYALALLGLERQLAKRDDLLQVIGNRLDQIQNQVEHFGLTHDNVVSACGALYQDTISTFRQRIQVHGDMRFLQQPAVAAKVRALLLTGIRSARLWRQLGGHRWQLVFSRGKLLKELYPLLRG from the coding sequence ATGAGTCCGACCCAGGAACAGCTGCTGGCCCTCTCCGCCGTGTTCCAGGCCGCCAGCCTGGTGGACAAGCTGGCGCGTACCGGCCAGATCAGCGACGCCCAGGTCGGCTGCCTGCTCGGCAGCCTGCTGGTGCGCGACCCGAAGAGTACCCTGGAGGTCTACGGCGGCGACGACCTCAACCTGCGGGAAGGCTACAAGGCCCTGGTCGGCGCCCTGGAGCGCAATCCGGCCAGCCTGCAACGCGAACCGCTGCGCTACGCCCTGGCCCTGCTCGGCCTAGAGCGCCAGCTGGCCAAGCGCGACGACCTGCTGCAAGTGATCGGCAATCGCCTGGACCAGATCCAGAACCAGGTCGAACACTTCGGTCTGACCCACGACAACGTGGTGTCCGCCTGTGGCGCGCTGTACCAGGACACCATCAGCACCTTCCGCCAGCGCATCCAGGTGCATGGCGACATGCGCTTCCTGCAACAGCCGGCGGTCGCGGCCAAGGTGCGCGCCCTGCTGCTCACCGGCATCCGCTCCGCGCGCCTGTGGCGCCAGCTCGGCGGCCATCGCTGGCAGCTGGTGTTCAGCCGCGGCAAGCTGCTCAAGGAACTCTACCCGCTGCTGCGAGGCTGA
- the mnmA gene encoding tRNA 2-thiouridine(34) synthase MnmA, protein MREPANTRVIVGMSGGVDSSVSALLLLEQGYQVEGLFMKNWEEDDGTEYCTAMTDLADAQAVCDRIGIKLHTANFAAEYWDNVFEHFLAEYKAGRTPNPDILCNREIKFKAFLDYALSLGADLIATGHYVRRRDVDGRSELLKGLDPNKDQSYFLHAVGGEQIGRTLFPVGELEKPQVRAIAEKYQLATAKKKDSTGICFIGERRFSDFLKQYLPAQPGDIETTEGQVIGRHVGLMYHTIGQRQGLGIGGMKNAGDEPWYVLHKDLTRNVLIVGQGNDHPWLFSRALLASDIYWVNPVDLSSPRRLTAKVRYRQADQSCTLEKTANGYRALFDEPQRAVTPGQSVVFYDGEVCLGGGVIEVAEPCVEGAPRA, encoded by the coding sequence ATGCGCGAACCAGCCAATACCCGAGTGATAGTCGGCATGTCCGGCGGCGTCGACTCCTCCGTTTCCGCCCTCCTGCTGCTCGAACAGGGCTACCAGGTCGAGGGCCTGTTCATGAAGAACTGGGAAGAGGACGACGGCACCGAATATTGCACCGCCATGACCGACCTGGCCGACGCCCAGGCCGTGTGCGACCGCATCGGCATCAAGCTGCACACCGCCAACTTCGCTGCCGAGTACTGGGACAACGTGTTCGAGCACTTCCTCGCCGAATACAAGGCCGGGCGCACGCCGAACCCGGACATCCTGTGCAACCGCGAGATCAAGTTCAAAGCCTTCCTCGACTACGCCCTGTCGCTCGGTGCCGACCTGATCGCCACCGGCCACTATGTGCGCCGCCGCGATGTCGACGGCCGTAGCGAGCTGCTCAAGGGCCTCGACCCGAACAAGGACCAGAGCTACTTCCTGCACGCCGTCGGCGGCGAGCAGATCGGCCGCACCCTGTTCCCGGTCGGCGAACTGGAGAAGCCGCAGGTGCGCGCCATCGCCGAGAAGTACCAGCTGGCCACGGCCAAGAAGAAGGACTCGACCGGCATCTGCTTCATCGGCGAGCGCCGCTTCAGCGACTTCCTCAAGCAGTACCTGCCGGCCCAGCCGGGTGATATCGAGACCACCGAGGGCCAGGTGATCGGCCGCCATGTCGGCCTGATGTACCACACCATCGGCCAGCGCCAGGGCCTGGGCATCGGCGGCATGAAGAACGCCGGCGACGAGCCCTGGTATGTGCTGCACAAGGACCTGACCCGTAACGTGCTGATCGTCGGCCAGGGCAACGACCACCCCTGGCTGTTCTCCCGCGCCCTGCTCGCCTCGGACATCTACTGGGTCAACCCGGTCGACCTGTCCAGCCCACGCCGCCTCACTGCCAAGGTGCGCTATCGCCAGGCCGACCAGAGCTGCACCCTGGAGAAAACCGCAAACGGCTACCGTGCCCTGTTCGACGAGCCGCAGCGCGCAGTCACCCCGGGCCAGTCCGTGGTGTTCTACGACGGCGAGGTTTGCCTCGGTGGTGGCGTGATCGAAGTCGCCGAACCCTGTGTCGAGGGAGCGCCGCGCGCATGA
- the infA gene encoding translation initiation factor IF-1, which produces MSKEDSFEMEGTVVDTLPNTMFRVELENGHVVTAHISGKMRKNYIRILTGDKVRVELTPYDLSKGRITYRAR; this is translated from the coding sequence ATGTCGAAAGAAGACAGCTTCGAAATGGAAGGTACTGTCGTCGACACCCTGCCCAACACCATGTTCCGTGTGGAGTTGGAAAACGGGCACGTCGTTACCGCGCACATCTCCGGCAAGATGCGCAAGAACTACATCCGCATTCTGACTGGCGACAAGGTCCGCGTCGAACTGACGCCCTACGACCTGAGCAAGGGCCGCATCACCTACCGCGCCCGCTGA
- the aat gene encoding leucyl/phenylalanyl-tRNA--protein transferase yields the protein MLTWLQRDSLEFPPLERALREPNGLLAAGGDLSAERLIAAYRHGCFPWFSEGQPLLWWSPNPRTVLLPEEFHLSRSLAKLLRQQRFQVTFDQDFAAVIDGCAEPRDYADGTWITDSMRAAYLELHRRGFAHSVEVWGGDQLVGGLYGLAMGRLFFGESMFSRTDNASKVGFATLVGKLREWGFALIDCQMPTQHLHSFGARPIARQEFAAYLQRYLDQPSTADWRP from the coding sequence ATGCTGACCTGGCTGCAGCGCGACTCGCTGGAATTCCCGCCCTTGGAGCGCGCCCTGCGCGAGCCCAATGGCCTGCTGGCGGCTGGCGGCGATCTGTCCGCCGAACGCCTGATCGCCGCCTACCGGCACGGCTGTTTCCCCTGGTTCAGCGAAGGCCAGCCGCTGCTCTGGTGGTCGCCGAACCCGCGCACCGTGCTGCTGCCCGAGGAGTTCCACCTGTCGCGCAGCCTGGCCAAGCTACTTCGCCAGCAGCGCTTCCAGGTGACCTTCGACCAGGACTTCGCCGCCGTCATCGATGGCTGCGCGGAGCCGCGCGACTATGCCGACGGCACCTGGATCACCGACTCGATGCGCGCCGCCTACCTGGAACTGCACCGTCGCGGCTTCGCCCATTCGGTGGAAGTCTGGGGCGGCGATCAACTGGTCGGCGGCCTCTACGGCCTGGCCATGGGCCGCCTGTTCTTCGGCGAATCCATGTTCAGCCGCACCGACAACGCCTCCAAGGTCGGCTTCGCCACCCTGGTGGGCAAGCTGCGCGAGTGGGGCTTCGCCCTGATCGACTGCCAGATGCCAACCCAGCATCTGCACAGCTTCGGCGCCCGCCCCATCGCCCGCCAGGAATTCGCGGCCTATCTGCAACGCTACCTGGACCAACCCAGCACCGCCGACTGGCGGCCGTGA
- the icd gene encoding NADP-dependent isocitrate dehydrogenase — protein MGYQKIQVPANGEKITVNADMTLNVPNNPIIPFIEGDGIGVDISPVMIKVVDAAVEKAYAGQRKIAWMEVYAGEKATQVYDQDTWLPKETLEAVRDYVVSIKGPLTTPVGGGIRSLNVALRQELDLYVCQRPVRWFEGVPSPVKKPGDVDMCIFRENSEDIYAGVEWKAGSPEAEKVIKFLTEEMGVKKIRFTENCGIGIKPVSLEGTKRLVRKALQYAVDNDRSSVTIVHKGNIMKFTEGAFKEWGYEVARDEFGAELLDGGPWMQFKNPNTGKTIVVKDAIADAMLQQILLRPAEYDVIATLNLNGDYLSDALAAEVGGIGIAPGANLSDTVAMFEATHGTAPKYAGLDKVNPGSVILSAEMMLRHMGWTEAADLIIKGTNGAIAAKTVTYDFERLMEGAKLLSCSQFGDAIIAHM, from the coding sequence ATGGGATACCAGAAGATCCAGGTGCCTGCGAACGGCGAAAAGATCACCGTCAACGCCGACATGACCTTGAATGTACCGAACAACCCGATCATCCCGTTCATCGAGGGTGATGGCATCGGTGTCGATATCAGCCCGGTGATGATCAAGGTCGTCGACGCTGCCGTTGAAAAAGCCTATGCCGGCCAGCGCAAGATCGCCTGGATGGAAGTCTACGCCGGCGAGAAAGCCACCCAGGTCTATGACCAGGACACCTGGCTGCCGAAAGAAACCCTGGAAGCCGTGCGCGACTACGTCGTGTCCATCAAGGGTCCGCTGACCACTCCGGTCGGTGGCGGCATCCGCTCGCTGAACGTGGCCCTGCGCCAGGAGCTGGATCTTTATGTCTGCCAGCGTCCGGTACGTTGGTTCGAAGGCGTACCGAGCCCGGTGAAGAAGCCGGGTGATGTCGACATGTGCATCTTCCGCGAGAACTCGGAAGACATCTACGCCGGTGTCGAGTGGAAAGCCGGCAGCCCCGAGGCCGAGAAGGTCATCAAGTTCCTCACCGAGGAAATGGGCGTCAAGAAGATCCGCTTCACCGAAAACTGCGGCATCGGCATCAAGCCGGTTTCCCTGGAAGGTACCAAGCGCCTGGTGCGCAAGGCCCTGCAGTACGCCGTGGACAACGATCGCAGCTCCGTGACCATCGTCCACAAGGGCAACATCATGAAGTTCACCGAAGGTGCCTTCAAGGAGTGGGGCTACGAGGTGGCGCGTGACGAGTTCGGCGCCGAGCTGCTGGATGGCGGCCCGTGGATGCAGTTCAAGAACCCGAACACCGGCAAGACCATCGTGGTGAAAGACGCCATCGCCGACGCCATGCTGCAGCAGATCCTGCTGCGCCCGGCCGAGTACGACGTGATCGCCACCCTGAACCTGAACGGTGACTACCTGTCCGACGCCCTGGCGGCCGAAGTGGGTGGTATCGGTATCGCCCCGGGCGCCAACCTGTCCGACACCGTCGCCATGTTCGAGGCCACCCACGGTACCGCGCCGAAGTACGCCGGCCTGGACAAGGTCAACCCGGGCTCGGTCATCCTCTCTGCCGAGATGATGCTGCGCCACATGGGCTGGACCGAAGCGGCCGACCTGATCATCAAGGGCACCAACGGTGCCATCGCCGCGAAGACCGTGACCTACGACTTCGAGCGTCTGATGGAAGGCGCCAAGCTGTTGTCCTGCTCGCAGTTCGGTGATGCCATCATCGCCCACATGTAA
- the clpS gene encoding ATP-dependent Clp protease adapter ClpS, with product MHSRSQIRLTFNQQHPGEHEDDSTGLAVQEAKPALQAPPMYKVLMFNDDYTPMDFVVEVLELFFGMNRELATKVMLTVHTEGKAICGVFTRDIAETKAMQVNQYARESQHPLLCEIEKDG from the coding sequence ATGCATTCACGCAGCCAGATTCGACTAACATTCAATCAGCAGCACCCCGGCGAGCACGAGGACGATTCCACCGGCCTGGCCGTGCAGGAGGCGAAGCCGGCGTTGCAGGCGCCGCCCATGTATAAGGTGCTGATGTTCAACGACGATTACACCCCGATGGATTTCGTGGTCGAAGTGCTGGAGTTGTTCTTCGGCATGAACCGCGAGTTGGCGACCAAGGTCATGCTGACGGTCCATACGGAAGGCAAGGCAATCTGCGGGGTGTTCACCCGCGATATCGCAGAGACCAAGGCGATGCAGGTCAACCAGTACGCCCGGGAAAGCCAGCATCCGCTACTCTGTGAGATAGAGAAGGACGGTTGA